The genome window AACTGACTATGTGTATGATTAAAAGTTTCCAGCCAATGAAGAGGAAAGTAACCCTTATCCGCCAGGACAGGAGCAAAACCGACACCAATATGCCCCTTGCTCAAAATGAAACGATCCCGGTCTTCCCAATCCGGTATGGAGACATCAATATTCATATATTTATAGTAAAGGATGGTCAGCAGATCAATGGCGGACAGAGATCCGCCGATATGACTGCTTCCAGCCCAGACAACGGTTTTGATAATCAATTTCCTCAAGTCCCGGGCTTTCTGCTCAAGCATCAGAAATTCTTCTCTTTCTAAAGGCATCTGTTTCTCCTTTCTTCTGATTTTCAAAAAGGCATCACCGACAATATTAATGGTGTCCCTGAAATCTTCATCCGTCAAGGAACAATTGATAAAGTGATTATGATGGCTGGTAAAGAACACTCCCCGGCGGACACATTCTGAAAGGGTTTTACTGCTGCTTCATCAGAAAATCGGCATTGGAGGTTTGTAAAGATTTTTTGAGCCCTGAGAAGTCTGAATCCTCACAGTCCTAGACGGGGGATACGCTCTATTAGAAGAGGCTCTTATTGAAATAGCGGAAATGGAAGGCGATCTTTTCACAGGGATTGAGACCATGTTTGGAATCAGTCTTGCCGATGAAGAGGATTTCCTGATCAAGGGAATCATGGAGTTTATCAGAAACGGACTGACAGATTCGTACTCCTAGTATGTCATCAACTTTTAGTGATCTGAATACTCATTGAATATATCCTCAAAAGTATCCAGAGATCTTTTAAAGGCCGAGAGGATCTGAGGATCAAAATGATCGGGGGTGGTCCGACCATCCCCTTTACATATGATCTCAACGGTTTTCCCATGGTCAAATGCAGGCTTATAGGGTCTTTTACTGCGCAGTGCATCATATTGATCAGAAATATTCATGATTCTGGCTGTAAGGGGAATCTCATCTCCCAAAAGCCCCTGGGGATACCCTTTTCCATCCCAGCGTTCATGGTGTGAGGCCGCAATATCAACGGCCATTTCCAAATAGGGTGAATCTGAACCTCTGAGTATTTCCGCTCCGATCGCGGCATGCGTTTTCATAACAGCCCACTCTTCTTCGGTAAAGGAACCTGGCTTGAGAAGGATCGCATCGGGGATGGCCACCTTTCCAATATCATGCATGGGAGAGGCGTAAAAAATAAGATCACAAAAGTTGCTGTCCATCCCCAGTTCCCTGGAGAGTTCTCTCGTATAGTAACTTATTCGCTTGATATGCTCCCCGGTTTCCTCATCTTTAAACTCGGAAGCCAGCATCAGACGATGCACAGTATCAATGTAGCCGATTCTCAACTGACTGGTTTGCTCTGAGACAAGTTCTTCCAGGTGTTCCTGATAGAGATGCAACTTCATTTGATTCCTAACACGGGAAACAACAATGGGAGGATTAAATGGTTTTGTTATATAGTCAGCGGCCCCCAGATCCAGGCCCATCTGTTCATCCGCTGTTCCATCTTTTGTCGTAATAAAGATGACAGGAATATTCTTGCTGTGTTCCGAATTCTTGAGCTGCCTAAAAACTTCGTACCCATCCATATCTGGCATCATAATATCCAGAAGAATAAGATCGGGAAGGTTCTCTTTATCAATAGACTCTAAAGCATCTCTTCCACTTGTGGCTATTATGATTCTATATTCACCCTTTAAGAGATCATTAAGAATTTTGATATTTGATGGCGTGTCATCCACGATCAGAATTGTATGCTTTGTCATCTTTTTATGTTTTTTAACCTCTCATATTTTAGGATTTTAATTCTCATAGATTTTTTTCAATGCTTCCAGGGCCCCGTAAAAATCCAAAGACTCCATCTTTCTCTCCAGAACCTTTGTCGCCGGACCATTCACCTGTAAGAGCAGATTTTTTATACTTTCGAACTTTTCAAGTGCTTCCATGTCTTTCTCATCAAGCAGGGTTATGAGAGCCTGAATCTCCTGTTGAAGCTCTATGCTATCAATGGAGCTGACATTGGGAATCTCAGCCTGCTGATCCGGAAAATCAGGTAGTTTACTCTCAATGTCTGAAAGGATTGCACTGAGTAACTTATCCGTCTTTTCCAGAACCTCCAGGACCTCATCTTTTTCGGCTACTATGGCATCCACCAGGTTCTTACTGAGTTCCTGCAGTTCTTCTGCGCCTATATTTCCGGATACGCCCTGTAGTGTATGAGCATATCGATGAGCTTCCGTCAGATTCCCCGAATCCAGTAAGGATGAGACCTCCTGATAAAAATTCTTATTTCCCTGCAGAAAATCCTTTAAAAGACTCATATAAAGAGACTTATTTCCTGCTATATGACTCAAACCGATGGAAATATTAATCCCGGTAATCAGTTGCGGAAATCCGGGAGGATCATCCATTTTAACTTTATGGACAAGATCAGGTTCACTTTCACCGGCCTGAAGCCATCTGGCTAAAATAGAGTATAGTTTATCTGGATCAATTGGTTTTGAGATATAATCGTTTATTCCGGTTTTTAAAAATTCATCCCGGTCCCCTGTCATGGCTCGGGCGGTCATGGCGACAATAGGAATGTCTTTTTGAGGGGTCTCTAATTGCCGGATCATTTGCGTAGCTTCGAGTCCATCCATAACCGGCATTTGAATGTCCATAAGAACAAGATCAAAATGATTTTCCACGACTAAATCGAAGGCCTCTTTACCATCATTGGCAATTGTGAGATTAACTTCAGTGTAGTTGAGTAGTTCACTGGCTACCTGCTGATTGATTGTATTGTCCTCTACTAGAAGTATCGATGAATGGTGGTATTTTGGGACCAGACCCGGGTTGAATTCATTAGACCGGCTTCTCTTATCAATGGAATCCAGATGCCCGAAGACATTCATGATTCCATTGAACAACTGTGAGGATGTCAGTGGTTTCTGGAGGAT of Oceanispirochaeta crateris contains these proteins:
- a CDS encoding response regulator codes for the protein MTKHTILIVDDTPSNIKILNDLLKGEYRIIIATSGRDALESIDKENLPDLILLDIMMPDMDGYEVFRQLKNSEHSKNIPVIFITTKDGTADEQMGLDLGAADYITKPFNPPIVVSRVRNQMKLHLYQEHLEELVSEQTSQLRIGYIDTVHRLMLASEFKDEETGEHIKRISYYTRELSRELGMDSNFCDLIFYASPMHDIGKVAIPDAILLKPGSFTEEEWAVMKTHAAIGAEILRGSDSPYLEMAVDIAASHHERWDGKGYPQGLLGDEIPLTARIMNISDQYDALRSKRPYKPAFDHGKTVEIICKGDGRTTPDHFDPQILSAFKRSLDTFEDIFNEYSDH